In Myxococcus stipitatus, the following are encoded in one genomic region:
- a CDS encoding dimethylarginine dimethylaminohydrolase family protein, which translates to MELFLMSPPGRGWALRGRNNFRSREAAPVDARKARREWLALARAIEARGGTVVALPSPSELLTGMPYAAECGQVVARPGAAPWFVMPRMMSAHRQAEREHWEALARRMGFEVVGPDVGIWEAHGDVAHFDGATLLFWGGRTTLDGLESAARWFPGEVLRVQVREPAFHGNMALLPLPAVDRMLVCPEVMSPDSYARLRERFGEHRLLVVTEDEIRRYATNGLPVGRDLLAPSVVPESVRARVAALGMTVVSLDMGELCEKGGGSSRCLVSRAVVEDGAVRIPDEVRLAAVAKDIEADA; encoded by the coding sequence ATGGAACTCTTCCTCATGTCGCCCCCGGGGCGAGGCTGGGCGTTGCGCGGGCGCAACAACTTCCGCAGTCGCGAGGCCGCGCCGGTGGATGCACGCAAGGCCCGGCGTGAGTGGCTCGCGTTGGCCCGCGCCATCGAGGCTCGTGGCGGCACCGTCGTCGCCCTGCCGTCTCCGTCGGAGTTGCTGACCGGCATGCCGTACGCGGCGGAGTGTGGCCAGGTCGTGGCCCGCCCGGGCGCGGCGCCGTGGTTCGTGATGCCTCGGATGATGAGCGCCCATCGGCAGGCGGAGCGTGAGCACTGGGAGGCGCTCGCTCGTCGCATGGGCTTCGAGGTGGTGGGCCCGGACGTGGGCATCTGGGAGGCCCATGGCGACGTGGCTCACTTCGATGGCGCCACGCTGCTCTTCTGGGGCGGGCGGACGACGCTCGATGGACTCGAGTCCGCGGCCCGCTGGTTCCCGGGTGAAGTCTTGCGTGTCCAGGTCCGCGAGCCCGCGTTCCACGGCAACATGGCGCTGCTGCCCCTACCCGCCGTGGACCGCATGCTCGTGTGTCCCGAGGTCATGTCCCCCGATTCCTACGCCCGCCTCCGCGAGCGCTTCGGTGAACACCGGCTGCTCGTCGTGACGGAGGATGAGATTCGCCGCTATGCCACCAACGGCCTCCCGGTGGGACGCGACCTGCTCGCGCCCTCCGTGGTTCCGGAGTCCGTCCGCGCTCGCGTGGCGGCGCTCGGGATGACCGTGGTGTCACTCGACATGGGCGAGTTGTGTGAGAAGGGCGGAGGCTCCTCGCGCTGCCTCGTGTCGCGTGCGGTCGTGGAGGACGGCGCGGTGCGGATTCCGGACGAGGTCCGGCTCGCCGCTGTCGCGAAGGACATCGAAGCCGATGCGTGA
- a CDS encoding lectin-like protein, whose translation MSSVPPLLRVALSFFVLTGGLACSPSQELEVPPAEVETVSQESYRDLWAARVARIQQSLLQADVPMPQVQRIGSHNSHVTTTYTNCHFLWDCYYARANQHRGIDVQLLSGVRNLALDAWSGPDRVWEKACSNDSDDDGAPCFHHEGERFSTSVDDVMKHIGNWLAAPENQNEVLVIWLEDKFHSNDSRAWFFRDFARYVDKDYPDSSKPLTGDLIFGPIHLSTYFNGQWPSPRQLIAMGKRVIVSVKNPQNYTTFAIGNVQASDLLFKESAIDQPGWPENGEFSGYPSCSYSGRSTPMGLKWTEFSELKITDHFELRQPVIAWKELDVAGAVACGFSVTLDHVEADPDRTAQHGYSYYDSTLKPAIWTFYEGEPNDTAGNEDCAEVAASSGRWNDLACETARKYACKKDLATAYGPDAYDPDFWRITSTSGAWSGGFSACPAGYSFLPPVNGWEARKLANVISGTSNNVWINFTDRYQEGTWVVDRYTNWSAGEPNNADGNEHCAETLPTGAWNDTVCSNLRRHACKRVEQCTSGGACPQKWVLSEEGSWWWQNCPVGYTFAAPETAAENAELLSVTGGARVWLNRSNHQDASRWEAGAYTAWDTTEPNNYNGTEHCAAMMANGSWWDEACHVSRKLACRKSNTVCTTAGCPSDLWRLNDVAIAWDVSASQWRCPAGYEFKAPRNDAENTALKKAAAGQPVWLNFTDQGREGAWSSWGPN comes from the coding sequence ATGAGCAGTGTGCCCCCGCTGTTGCGCGTGGCTTTGTCATTCTTTGTCCTGACGGGTGGGTTGGCGTGTAGTCCCTCTCAAGAGCTGGAAGTCCCGCCGGCGGAGGTGGAGACCGTCTCCCAGGAGTCCTATCGTGACCTCTGGGCTGCGCGGGTCGCGAGGATTCAGCAATCCTTGCTCCAGGCCGATGTCCCCATGCCGCAGGTCCAGCGCATCGGCTCTCACAACTCCCACGTCACCACGACTTATACGAACTGCCACTTCCTCTGGGACTGCTATTACGCCCGAGCCAACCAGCACCGTGGCATCGACGTGCAGCTCCTGTCCGGCGTGAGGAACCTCGCCCTCGACGCGTGGAGCGGCCCGGACCGCGTCTGGGAGAAGGCGTGCTCGAACGACTCCGATGACGACGGTGCCCCGTGTTTCCACCACGAAGGCGAGCGGTTCTCCACCTCCGTGGATGATGTCATGAAGCACATCGGCAACTGGCTGGCCGCGCCCGAGAACCAGAACGAGGTCCTGGTCATCTGGCTGGAGGACAAGTTCCACTCCAACGACTCGCGCGCATGGTTCTTCCGGGACTTCGCCCGCTACGTCGACAAGGACTATCCCGATTCGTCGAAGCCCCTGACAGGCGATTTGATTTTCGGTCCGATCCACCTGTCCACGTACTTCAATGGCCAGTGGCCCTCGCCGCGCCAGCTCATCGCGATGGGCAAGCGTGTCATCGTCTCCGTCAAGAACCCGCAGAACTACACCACCTTCGCCATCGGAAACGTGCAGGCCAGTGACCTGCTCTTCAAGGAGTCCGCCATCGACCAGCCGGGCTGGCCGGAGAATGGCGAGTTCTCGGGCTACCCCTCCTGCTCCTACAGCGGCAGGTCGACGCCCATGGGCCTGAAGTGGACGGAGTTCTCCGAGCTGAAAATCACGGACCACTTCGAGCTTCGCCAGCCTGTTATCGCCTGGAAGGAGCTGGATGTCGCTGGGGCGGTGGCGTGTGGCTTCAGCGTCACGCTCGACCATGTCGAGGCAGACCCGGATAGGACCGCGCAGCACGGCTACAGCTATTACGACAGCACCCTGAAGCCCGCCATCTGGACGTTCTACGAAGGTGAGCCCAACGACACCGCGGGCAACGAGGACTGCGCGGAGGTCGCCGCATCGAGCGGGCGTTGGAACGACCTCGCGTGTGAGACGGCCCGGAAGTACGCCTGCAAGAAGGACCTCGCGACCGCCTATGGCCCGGATGCCTATGACCCGGACTTCTGGCGCATCACGAGCACCAGCGGCGCCTGGTCCGGCGGCTTCTCGGCGTGCCCCGCTGGCTACTCCTTCCTGCCGCCCGTCAACGGATGGGAGGCGAGGAAGCTGGCGAACGTGATTTCAGGCACGTCGAACAACGTGTGGATCAACTTCACCGACCGGTATCAGGAAGGCACGTGGGTCGTTGACCGGTACACGAACTGGAGCGCGGGGGAGCCCAACAACGCGGATGGGAACGAGCACTGCGCGGAGACGCTCCCGACGGGCGCCTGGAACGACACCGTGTGTTCGAACCTCCGGCGTCACGCCTGCAAGCGCGTGGAGCAATGCACCTCCGGTGGTGCCTGTCCGCAGAAGTGGGTGCTCTCCGAGGAGGGGAGTTGGTGGTGGCAGAACTGCCCGGTGGGCTACACCTTCGCGGCTCCGGAGACGGCGGCCGAGAACGCGGAGCTGCTCTCCGTGACGGGCGGCGCGCGAGTGTGGCTCAATCGCTCCAACCACCAGGATGCCTCGCGGTGGGAGGCCGGGGCCTATACGGCCTGGGACACGACCGAGCCCAACAACTACAACGGCACCGAGCACTGCGCCGCGATGATGGCGAACGGCAGTTGGTGGGACGAAGCGTGTCACGTGTCGCGCAAGCTCGCGTGCCGCAAGTCCAACACCGTCTGCACCACGGCGGGATGCCCGTCGGACCTCTGGAGGCTGAACGATGTCGCCATCGCATGGGACGTGTCCGCGTCCCAGTGGAGATGCCCCGCGGGCTACGAGTTCAAGGCGCCGAGGAATGACGCCGAGAACACCGCGCTGAAGAAGGCCGCCGCGGGTCAGCCCGTGTGGCTCAACTTCACGGACCAGGGTCGCGAGGGAGCCTGGTCCTCGTGGGGGCCGAACTGA
- a CDS encoding MBL fold metallo-hydrolase, whose translation MSEPKGKAKQVVQLVPGLHHWTLKDSRLGGARSEAYAVVDDDGAVILIDPLPVDEAKLRELGDITAILLTAGNHQRSSWRFREAFGAPVWAPENAYGLENTPDFFYVAGDTLPGGLIPFHTPGPAVSMYTLWMQKHPRGVVFISDLLVHEGDGTPEFVPNEYQDEPLRTRQSVQRILDHLAVDIVCFAHGEPILTDGASALRRALSEDLEAPAAPAP comes from the coding sequence ATGAGCGAGCCCAAGGGGAAGGCGAAGCAGGTGGTCCAGCTGGTACCCGGCCTCCACCACTGGACCTTGAAAGACAGCCGCCTTGGCGGCGCGCGGAGCGAGGCCTACGCGGTGGTGGATGACGACGGCGCGGTCATCCTCATCGACCCGCTGCCCGTCGACGAGGCGAAGCTGCGGGAGCTGGGAGACATCACCGCCATCCTGCTGACGGCGGGGAACCACCAACGCTCATCGTGGCGCTTCCGCGAGGCCTTCGGCGCACCGGTGTGGGCGCCCGAGAATGCCTATGGGCTGGAGAACACCCCGGACTTCTTCTACGTGGCGGGCGACACGCTGCCGGGAGGACTCATCCCCTTCCACACCCCCGGCCCCGCGGTGTCCATGTACACGCTGTGGATGCAGAAGCATCCCCGAGGCGTCGTCTTCATCTCGGACCTGCTGGTCCACGAAGGCGACGGCACGCCGGAGTTCGTCCCGAATGAGTATCAAGACGAACCCCTGCGCACGCGGCAGAGTGTCCAGCGCATCCTGGACCACCTGGCCGTGGACATCGTCTGCTTCGCCCACGGCGAGCCCATCCTCACCGATGGCGCGAGCGCGCTCCGCCGGGCGCTAAGCGAGGACCTGGAGGCCCCCGCCGCGCCAGCACCGTGA
- a CDS encoding lipase maturation factor family protein, translating to MEVSHAHPMARPPPLLLYDADCGFCRRWVARWAQSTEGRVRFLPGRRWLLLLLGIPRRDMRHASQLVEPSGRVTQGAEAVFRALARSPRWTTRGMAKLGLLPGVLGMSRQVYRLIASHRRGASRVDRWLFGRAVVPREYTWVRWLFLRLTGGLFLIAFTSLGRQVSGLYGSRGIRPVKELLTSELGEEPARERWRLLPTVFWFNASDTALARGCTLGQVLSLAVLFNVAPRQALGLLWGLYLSYASAGREFLSFQWDVLLLEMGLLSALTAPPGLRPGLGRSAPTALEVFLFRLLVFRLYFGSGLSKWQSGDRTWRELTACRYYYETAPLPTRGGWYAHHLPLKVQRASTAMVFVLEAAVPWLVFAPRRLRLAALGALSALQGTIIATGNYGFFNLQSLVLGLWLLDDAALRRVLPFLPEHPLPSRHRDWRGVLAGGLFTPLMLLGAADILQRFERANRLPSRVRRSLSWLSGCARPLRSVNRYGLFSVMTVERPEIEVEGSNDGEHWSPYVFRYKVGDVNQPPRQVAPHQPRLDWQMWFAALGSPPGWFIAFLARLLEGSPEVLGLLAHNPFPEAPPRQVRAVLYEYRMIGIEEHRRTGAWWSRERRGLYVQPLALAPGPRPPRGIPHLRWMAPRG from the coding sequence ATGGAGGTCTCCCACGCTCATCCGATGGCGCGTCCCCCGCCGCTCCTGCTCTACGACGCTGACTGTGGCTTCTGCCGCCGCTGGGTGGCTCGTTGGGCCCAGAGCACCGAAGGACGCGTCCGTTTCCTCCCGGGCCGCAGGTGGCTGTTGCTGCTGCTCGGCATTCCCCGGCGAGACATGCGCCACGCCTCTCAGCTCGTCGAGCCCTCGGGGCGGGTGACGCAGGGCGCGGAGGCGGTCTTCCGCGCACTCGCCCGGTCGCCTCGCTGGACGACACGCGGCATGGCGAAGCTGGGGCTGTTGCCCGGGGTGCTGGGCATGTCGCGGCAGGTCTATCGCCTCATCGCGAGCCACCGTCGCGGAGCGTCGCGCGTGGACCGCTGGCTCTTCGGCCGAGCCGTGGTGCCTCGCGAGTACACCTGGGTGCGCTGGCTCTTCCTCCGGCTGACGGGCGGCCTGTTCCTCATCGCCTTCACGTCGCTGGGGCGTCAGGTGTCGGGCTTGTATGGCTCGCGCGGCATCCGCCCCGTGAAGGAGTTGCTCACCTCGGAGCTGGGTGAAGAGCCCGCTCGCGAGCGATGGCGGCTGCTCCCCACGGTGTTCTGGTTCAACGCCTCCGATACGGCGTTGGCGCGGGGCTGCACGCTGGGACAGGTGCTCTCCCTCGCGGTCCTCTTCAACGTGGCGCCTCGCCAGGCCCTGGGGTTGTTGTGGGGCCTGTATCTCTCCTACGCGTCGGCCGGGCGGGAGTTCCTCTCGTTCCAGTGGGACGTGCTGCTGTTGGAGATGGGCTTGTTGTCCGCGCTCACCGCGCCCCCGGGACTGCGTCCGGGATTGGGGCGGTCGGCGCCCACCGCGCTGGAGGTGTTCCTCTTCCGGCTGCTCGTCTTCCGTCTCTACTTCGGCTCGGGCCTCAGCAAGTGGCAGTCCGGCGACCGGACCTGGCGCGAGCTCACCGCGTGCCGCTACTACTACGAGACGGCGCCCCTGCCGACGCGCGGCGGCTGGTATGCGCATCACCTCCCCTTGAAGGTGCAGCGCGCCTCGACGGCGATGGTGTTCGTGTTGGAGGCCGCGGTGCCCTGGCTGGTCTTCGCGCCTCGCCGGTTGCGATTGGCCGCCTTGGGCGCGTTGTCCGCGTTGCAGGGAACCATCATCGCCACGGGTAACTATGGCTTCTTCAATCTCCAGTCCCTGGTGCTCGGTCTGTGGTTGCTGGACGACGCGGCCCTGCGGCGCGTGTTGCCGTTCCTTCCCGAGCATCCGTTGCCATCACGTCACAGGGATTGGCGCGGAGTCCTGGCGGGAGGTCTCTTCACGCCGCTGATGCTGTTGGGCGCGGCGGACATCCTCCAGCGCTTCGAGCGGGCGAATCGCCTCCCAAGTCGCGTGCGGCGCTCCCTCTCGTGGTTGAGCGGGTGCGCCCGTCCGCTGCGCTCGGTGAACCGCTATGGCCTCTTCAGCGTGATGACGGTGGAGCGGCCGGAGATAGAAGTCGAGGGCTCCAACGATGGCGAGCACTGGTCGCCCTATGTCTTCCGCTACAAGGTGGGGGATGTGAATCAGCCGCCCAGGCAGGTGGCCCCGCACCAGCCCCGCCTCGACTGGCAGATGTGGTTCGCCGCGCTGGGCTCGCCACCGGGCTGGTTCATCGCCTTCCTGGCGCGGCTGCTCGAGGGGTCTCCGGAGGTGCTCGGCCTGCTCGCGCACAATCCCTTCCCGGAGGCGCCACCTCGGCAGGTGCGAGCGGTGCTGTACGAATACCGGATGATAGGAATTGAAGAACACCGGCGCACGGGGGCGTGGTGGTCCCGGGAGCGTCGAGGACTGTATGTCCAACCCCTTGCGCTCGCACCGGGGCCGCGTCCACCCAGGGGAATCCCACATTTGCGCTGGATGGCTCCGAGGGGGTGA
- a CDS encoding protein kinase domain-containing protein — MTSASSQVPLVFGRYAVLNRLAVGGMGEIFLARQVGVSGFERTVILKSLLPDLLEQEGSLEMFLDEARVAARLNHPNVVSVFEVGEWEGTFYIAMEYIEGEHLGRLARTAARLGGALSPSVCAEVIRDAALGLDHAHHAVDAQGLPLELVHRDISPQNIMVRLDGVTKVVDFGVAKASNRSTRTRTGILKGKLRYMSPEQIRNQPLDGRSDQYALGVVLWELVTHRPLVETDNPPEAMRRIALTPALKPSMLVEGVSPLLDSIILRMLAKPREQRFERCADVARALQEYLDANPRGPEESVSATAQRLVGDTVRSRMRASSVGLGSLLPRGPVSTVSCPRCGQSTSGTSRFCPHCGSSLGGAVSETPSSGSPRPAAGSAKAPPVVESKARSSGEVVEVTSGQFIDAEAPPTELHESSTSQGVEVSRMVEGGSVATARIRGRESGSLKRKLVIVTVELQGAESLRWALGVEEGMEVLGQLMDLAASIAERHEAEVVQLSESRWSVAFGLPVARRDDPLRAARCALEMMGAVEASLSAMLMLKAGLEFDTVLVSGGGGRTPWRVTGAALERSVVLAQAASAGEVLAGPAAKALLEEGVRFGPERTLPSGAVWRVEGLGGVVRGVPFVGRAEALASARSVVEGVRAGQGGGRLFAAAAGMGKSRLIEAVAERAASEASLRVVRTSAEDLRGTGAMGLMRSLLTGLARTLGAVPEGAPLQPLSVLGLSAQEISALWRRLSSGGPSGQLHAADAAVVETLSRAARPGGLLLLVDDVHHADGVSLELLMALLRAPDSRVALVATTALGALPVALAALPCSMLEGMPRMELRALLEATLGAPPSAEVEKLIVERSHGNPSFALELMRALIDRGAVQRLGGAWHSTAPLASTVLPDSLGLALGARLDLLPSQLQRFLSRASVEGSVFSGSLVRVSLAEEGFAADAADLLVVDGWLTEVRERPGCFRFQQELARQLLLERQPASAVRRAHQELADALGQEAFSSEPAREVRVADHLLAAASPQAALACERAGERLFARGEWRAAADYFKRAMGEGPGTTPSARLWQLGMLTRVCTCLTQVEPTAVEPLAAPWLEKLPEAEAPAARAEVVRRIAAAELKLGRVASAESRLQAIREASAVDPEVEAWVLGERARVREARGDISGAVELLTQAFHRMGGRPARSADFYWEHLNLLGRLQLRLQQPEKARTSFTHAAEQARAAGSLVGQARALSNLAGLRVLAGEHAPALTELERALTLAEQGGDAQEAARIHYNAGRLLSAGGRVAEARERLVRARERARLSGWREGEALATQALGALESQSPRA, encoded by the coding sequence ATGACGTCCGCCAGCAGCCAGGTTCCTCTCGTCTTTGGCCGCTATGCGGTGCTGAACCGACTTGCCGTGGGCGGCATGGGAGAAATCTTCCTGGCCCGCCAGGTAGGCGTCAGCGGCTTCGAGCGGACCGTCATCCTCAAGAGCCTGTTGCCGGACCTGTTGGAGCAGGAGGGCTCGTTGGAGATGTTCCTCGACGAGGCGCGAGTCGCCGCGCGCCTCAACCATCCCAACGTCGTCTCCGTGTTCGAGGTGGGCGAGTGGGAGGGCACCTTCTACATCGCCATGGAGTACATCGAGGGCGAGCACCTGGGCCGGCTGGCTCGCACGGCCGCGCGCCTGGGTGGGGCGCTGAGTCCGTCCGTCTGCGCGGAGGTGATTCGTGACGCGGCTCTGGGGTTGGACCACGCGCACCACGCCGTGGATGCGCAGGGCCTTCCGCTGGAGCTCGTCCACCGCGACATCAGCCCGCAGAACATCATGGTGCGGCTGGACGGCGTGACGAAGGTGGTGGACTTCGGCGTGGCGAAGGCGAGCAATCGCTCCACGCGCACTCGCACCGGCATCCTCAAGGGCAAGCTGCGCTACATGTCGCCCGAGCAGATCCGCAACCAGCCGCTGGACGGGCGCAGCGACCAGTACGCGCTGGGCGTGGTGTTGTGGGAGCTGGTGACGCACCGCCCCCTGGTCGAGACGGACAACCCGCCGGAGGCGATGCGCCGCATCGCGCTGACGCCCGCGCTCAAGCCGTCGATGCTCGTCGAGGGTGTCTCCCCGCTCCTGGACTCCATCATCCTGCGCATGCTGGCCAAGCCGCGTGAGCAGCGCTTCGAGCGCTGCGCCGACGTGGCCCGCGCGCTCCAGGAGTACCTGGACGCGAACCCTCGCGGCCCCGAGGAATCGGTCTCCGCGACGGCCCAGCGGCTGGTGGGTGACACGGTGCGCTCGCGGATGCGCGCGTCCAGCGTGGGGCTGGGGAGTCTGTTGCCGCGCGGCCCCGTGTCCACCGTGTCGTGTCCCCGCTGTGGCCAGTCCACCAGCGGCACCAGCCGCTTCTGTCCGCACTGCGGCAGCTCGCTGGGGGGCGCGGTGTCGGAGACGCCCTCGAGTGGTTCGCCGCGCCCGGCCGCCGGCTCCGCGAAGGCGCCGCCGGTGGTGGAGTCGAAGGCACGTTCCTCTGGGGAGGTGGTCGAGGTCACCTCGGGGCAGTTCATCGACGCGGAGGCGCCCCCGACCGAGCTCCATGAGTCCTCCACCTCGCAAGGGGTGGAGGTCTCGCGGATGGTGGAGGGCGGGAGTGTGGCCACCGCGCGGATTCGGGGGCGGGAGTCCGGCTCGCTCAAGCGCAAGCTGGTCATCGTCACGGTGGAGCTGCAGGGCGCGGAGTCGCTGCGCTGGGCCTTGGGGGTGGAGGAAGGAATGGAGGTGCTGGGCCAGTTGATGGACCTGGCCGCCTCCATCGCGGAGCGGCATGAAGCGGAGGTGGTGCAGCTCTCCGAGTCCCGTTGGAGCGTGGCGTTCGGCCTCCCGGTGGCTCGGCGGGATGACCCGCTCCGCGCGGCCCGCTGCGCCCTCGAGATGATGGGCGCGGTGGAGGCGTCGCTGTCCGCCATGCTCATGTTGAAGGCCGGGCTGGAGTTCGACACGGTGCTGGTGAGCGGTGGCGGCGGGCGCACGCCGTGGCGGGTGACGGGCGCGGCGCTGGAGCGCTCCGTCGTGTTGGCCCAGGCGGCGAGCGCGGGTGAGGTGCTCGCGGGCCCCGCGGCCAAGGCCTTGCTGGAAGAGGGCGTGCGCTTCGGGCCCGAGCGCACGTTGCCGTCGGGTGCGGTCTGGCGGGTCGAGGGATTGGGCGGTGTGGTGCGTGGCGTGCCCTTCGTGGGACGCGCGGAGGCGTTGGCGTCGGCGCGGTCCGTGGTGGAGGGCGTGCGCGCGGGGCAGGGCGGAGGGCGCCTCTTCGCGGCGGCCGCCGGCATGGGCAAGAGCCGCCTCATCGAAGCCGTGGCGGAGCGCGCCGCGAGCGAGGCCTCGCTGCGTGTGGTGAGGACCAGCGCGGAGGACCTGCGCGGCACGGGTGCCATGGGGTTGATGCGCTCGTTGCTCACGGGGCTGGCGCGCACGCTGGGGGCCGTGCCGGAAGGCGCGCCGCTTCAGCCGCTGTCGGTGTTGGGCCTCTCCGCGCAGGAGATCTCCGCCCTGTGGCGGCGGCTGTCCTCGGGGGGGCCTTCCGGGCAGCTCCACGCGGCGGACGCGGCGGTGGTGGAGACGCTGTCGCGCGCGGCCCGCCCCGGTGGGCTGCTGCTGCTCGTGGATGACGTGCACCACGCGGATGGGGTGTCGCTGGAGCTGTTGATGGCGCTCCTGCGCGCGCCGGATTCGCGCGTGGCGCTGGTGGCGACGACGGCGCTGGGGGCGCTGCCCGTGGCGCTCGCGGCGCTTCCATGCTCGATGCTGGAGGGCATGCCGCGGATGGAGCTCCGCGCGCTGCTGGAGGCGACGCTCGGTGCGCCGCCGAGCGCGGAGGTGGAGAAGCTCATCGTCGAGCGCTCCCATGGCAATCCCTCCTTCGCCCTGGAGTTGATGCGAGCGCTCATCGACCGTGGCGCCGTGCAGCGCCTGGGCGGCGCCTGGCATTCCACGGCGCCCCTGGCGAGCACGGTGCTGCCGGACAGTCTGGGGCTCGCGCTGGGAGCGCGTCTGGACCTGCTCCCCTCCCAGCTCCAGCGCTTCCTCTCGCGTGCCTCCGTGGAGGGCTCCGTCTTCTCCGGCTCGCTGGTGCGCGTGTCCCTCGCGGAGGAGGGGTTCGCCGCGGACGCCGCCGACCTGCTCGTCGTGGATGGTTGGCTGACGGAGGTGCGCGAGCGGCCCGGCTGTTTCCGCTTCCAACAGGAGCTGGCGCGTCAGCTCCTCCTGGAGCGGCAGCCCGCGAGCGCGGTGCGCCGAGCGCATCAGGAGCTGGCGGATGCGCTGGGGCAGGAGGCCTTCTCGAGCGAGCCCGCGCGCGAGGTTCGCGTGGCGGACCACCTGCTCGCCGCCGCTTCGCCGCAGGCCGCCCTGGCGTGTGAGCGCGCGGGTGAGCGGCTCTTCGCGCGCGGGGAGTGGCGCGCGGCCGCCGACTACTTCAAGCGCGCCATGGGGGAAGGCCCGGGCACCACGCCTTCCGCGCGTCTGTGGCAGCTGGGGATGTTGACGCGGGTCTGTACGTGTCTGACGCAGGTGGAGCCCACGGCGGTGGAGCCGCTGGCCGCGCCGTGGTTGGAGAAGCTCCCCGAGGCGGAGGCGCCCGCGGCGCGCGCGGAGGTGGTGCGGCGCATCGCCGCGGCGGAGCTGAAGCTGGGCCGCGTGGCGTCCGCGGAGTCGAGGCTGCAAGCGATTCGCGAGGCCTCCGCCGTGGACCCGGAGGTGGAGGCTTGGGTGTTGGGTGAGCGCGCCCGTGTCCGCGAGGCGCGAGGCGACATCTCCGGCGCGGTGGAGCTGCTCACCCAGGCCTTCCATCGCATGGGCGGCAGGCCCGCGCGGTCGGCGGACTTCTATTGGGAACACCTCAACCTGTTGGGTCGCCTCCAGCTCCGCTTGCAGCAGCCGGAGAAGGCTCGCACCAGCTTCACCCATGCCGCCGAGCAGGCCCGCGCCGCGGGCAGTCTGGTGGGACAGGCCCGCGCCCTCTCCAACCTCGCCGGTCTGCGTGTCCTCGCCGGAGAGCACGCCCCGGCGCTCACGGAGCTGGAGCGAGCGCTCACCCTGGCCGAGCAGGGCGGTGACGCCCAGGAGGCGGCTCGCATCCACTACAACGCAGGGCGTCTTCTGAGCGCGGGAGGCCGCGTGGCGGAGGCCCGAGAGCGATTGGTGCGGGCTCGGGAGCGTGCGCGTCTGTCTGGCTGGCGCGAGGGGGAAGCCCTGGCGACCCAAGCCCTGGGGGCGTTGGAATCCCAGTCACCCCGCGCTTGA